The Denticeps clupeoides chromosome 5, fDenClu1.1, whole genome shotgun sequence genome includes a region encoding these proteins:
- the LOC114790290 gene encoding TSC22 domain family protein 1 isoform X1 has product MHHADSSGESPGARKMAHPSVFISRRGSNPGSAGSSVIQTDDQQTPPAGCSSPGPHHHPPQSLSLPAQSLQSAQVKKKSGFQITSVTPAQVSASANNSIADDTESFDDMDESHTEDLSSSDILDVSVSRATDHGVPERSSSEETLNSLHGVETPGVASPNEPVHHHHPHPQAGQPGYMVNGSVHPHHHHGLHQDHGAHPSVASVPVATQGRAPAAVPVGTAVNIAAVPSSGAGGNQILRPIPVRAVAIEGAVSGVPTQPPSSVLVPGASMGVSSAPLTGSQQSVGVVASTSQPTPAAASQVQASAAAAAAVAASTATASRFRVVKLDSNSEPFRKGRWMCTEFYEKEPPPTAAPTAVEPTPRAVESTIQSTASESESTSSSSVGSTVGESVMPPGHPAFPTPAVIPTQIHPPSIPLITPQTLIHPQDAGVLPPIHPTASMTPAAKLQPVGHTGAPGSEIPAARPQAQRPYTADPQTGQAQPSYPSAANAQQSTGSVSQAGMKAPEFTQHQQGVQTMSQTHQLPQMPMGAVPIGTPVAGTISGHPAQTAAQRPSQSLAAAVQTGLVPGSTSGLPLQHSTQVLQEAKPQAGTPAASAVSTQSALIMQHPLLAHAGAALQAAGLTGHPSGMGLPLTPLAPAAAPYAGMSSLTASKLEDAQRLLFPHQTLLTLPRLAVVEGQGTPEAGSGVGAEGPAGVDASALANVAGTEEDSSSGASVVAIDNKIEQAMDLVKSHLMYAVREEVEVLKEQIKELIERNSQLEQENNLLKNLASPEQLAQFQAQVQTGSPTSGTQPGIMGQAPPPSQTLPPTQGTGPAS; this is encoded by the exons ATGCATCACGCGGACTCCAGCGGAGAGTCTCCCGGCGCTAGGAAGATGGCGCACCCGTCGGTCTTTATAAGCAGACGGGGCAGCAACCCGGGCAGCGCCGGCAGCAGCGTTATCCAGACGGATGACCAGCAGACGCCGCCGGCCGGCTGCTCCTCCCCCGGACCACACCACCATCCCCCGCAGAGCCTGAGTCTGCCGGCGCAGTCTCTCCAGAGCGCCcaggtgaagaagaagagcgGATTTCAGATCACCAGCGTCACGCCGGCTCAGGTTTCCGCCAGCGCCAACAACAGCATAGCGGACGACACCGAAAGTTTCGACGACATGGACGAGTCCCACACCGAGGACCTGTCCTCGTCCGACATCCTGGACGTGTCTGTTTCCAGAGCCACTGACCACGGTGTCCCAGAGAGGAGTTCTTCTGAAGAGACCCTGAATAGTCTTCATGGCGTGGAGACACCCGGTGTGGCGTCACCCAATGAGCCGGTGCACCACCATCACCCTCACCCTCAGGCTGGCCAGCCTGGGTACATGGTGAATGGTTCTGTACATCCCCACCATCACCATGGACTTCATCAGGATCATGGCGCTCACCCGTCGGTGGCTTCTGTTCCTGTGGCAACCCAAGGCAGGGCTCCGGCCGCCGTGCCAGTTGGCACTGCTGTTAACATTGCTGCTGTCCCTTCATCCGGAGCTGGAGGTAATCAAATCCTGCGACCAATCCCGGTCAGAGCTGTGGCAATAGAGGGCGCGGTTTCAGGGGTGCCGACTCAGCCGCCGTCCTCCGTCTTGGTCCCTGGAGCTAGCATGGGTGTGAGCTCCGCACCTCTAACAGGAAGCCAGCAGTCTGTCGGCGTCGTAGCGTCTACATCACAGCCTACGCCGGCTGCCGCCAGCCAGGTTCAGGCCTCGGCAGCTGCAGCCGCAGCAGTTGCTGCTTCCACAGCCACAGCCTCACGGTTTAGGGTGGTCAAGCTGGACTCCAACTCCGAGCCGTTCCGAAAAGGACGGTGGATGTGTACCGAATTCTATGAAAAGGAGCCTCCTCCAACCGCGGCACCCACTGCTGTTGAACCCACACCCAGGGCTGTGGAGAGCACCATCCAGTCGACTGCTTCTGAGAGTGAAAGCACTAGCAGCAGCTCTGTTGGAAGCACAGTTGGTGAGTCCGTGATGCCACCCGGCCACCCGGCCTTCCCTACTCCTGCAGTCATCCCCACCCAGATTCACCCGCCAAGCATTCCTCTGATCACGCCACAGACTCTCATCCATCCCCAAGATGCTGGGGTGCTGCCACCAATCCACCCAACAGCAAGCATGACCCCTGCAGCCAAACTGCAACCAGTTGGCCATACTGGGGCACCAGGTTCTGAGATTCCAGCGGCTCGTCCGCAGGCCCAGAGACCCTATACTGCTGACCCTCAGACAGGACAAGCTCAGCCCAGCTACCCCAGTGCCGCCAATGCACAGCAGTCCACTGGCAGTGTGAGCCAAGCAGGCATGAAGGCACCAGAGTTTACACAGCACCAGCAGGGTGTCCAGACCATGTCTCAGACTCATCAGTTGCCCCAGATGCCCATGGGTGCAGTTCCCATTGGAACCCCTGTGGCAGGAACGATATCAGGGCATCCGGCTCAGACTGCCGCACAGAGACCCAGCCAGAGCCTGGCTGCAGCTGTACAGACAGGCCTGGTCCCTGGGAGCACGTCTGGGCTGCCTCTGCAGCACTCCACCCAGGTGCTGCAGGAGGCAAAGCCACAGGCAGGAACCCCAGCTGCCAGCGCAGTGTCAACCCAGAGTGCACTCATCATGCAGCATCCCTTACTGGCCCATGCTGGGGCTGCCCTGCAGGCAGCAGGACTTACGGGTCACCCCAGTGGGATGGGTCTGCCGCTGACTCCGCTTGCCCCTGCAGCAGCTCCCTATGCTGGTATGAGCTCACTGACTGCCTCAAAACTGGAGGATGCCCAGCGCCTGCTGTTTCCACACCAGACTTTGCTGACGCTGCCCAGGTTGGCTGTTGTGGAGGGACAAGGCACCCCTGAGGCGGGTTCGGGGGTTGGAGCCGAGGGACCTGCTGGTGTGGATGCTAGTGCCTTAGCTAATGTGGCTGGCACAGAGGAGGACAG CTCGTCGGGTGCCAGTGTTGTGGCCATAGACAATAAAATAGAACAAGCCATG GACCTGGTGAAGAGCCACCTTATGTATGCGGTgcgggaggaggtggaggtccTCAAGGAGCAGATCAAGGAGCTGATTGAGCGAAACTCGCAGCTGGAGCAGGAAAATAACCTGCTGAAGAACCTGGCCAGCCCGGAACAGCTCGCCCAGTTTCAGGCCCAGGTGCAGACCGGCTCGCCCACCTCAGGCACGCAGCCTGGCATCATGGGCCAGGCACCGCCCCCATCCCAGACCCTCCCCCCTACCCAGGGCACGGGCCCTGCTTCCTAA
- the LOC114790290 gene encoding TSC22 domain family protein 1 isoform X3 encodes MRDQGLVEAKVQDGVELELLFWELEQHLSSSGASVVAIDNKIEQAMDLVKSHLMYAVREEVEVLKEQIKELIERNSQLEQENNLLKNLASPEQLAQFQAQVQTGSPTSGTQPGIMGQAPPPSQTLPPTQGTGPAS; translated from the exons ATGAGAGACCAGGGACTGGTAGAAGCCAAAGTCCAGGATGGGGTTGAGCTCGAGCTGCTTTTCTGGGAGCTGGAGCAGCACCTGAG CTCGTCGGGTGCCAGTGTTGTGGCCATAGACAATAAAATAGAACAAGCCATG GACCTGGTGAAGAGCCACCTTATGTATGCGGTgcgggaggaggtggaggtccTCAAGGAGCAGATCAAGGAGCTGATTGAGCGAAACTCGCAGCTGGAGCAGGAAAATAACCTGCTGAAGAACCTGGCCAGCCCGGAACAGCTCGCCCAGTTTCAGGCCCAGGTGCAGACCGGCTCGCCCACCTCAGGCACGCAGCCTGGCATCATGGGCCAGGCACCGCCCCCATCCCAGACCCTCCCCCCTACCCAGGGCACGGGCCCTGCTTCCTAA
- the LOC114790290 gene encoding TSC22 domain family protein 1 isoform X2, translating into MNSPGCTVAMDLGVCQLRDFSVSFLSSVLGTDNAAHVRLDNSSSGASVVAIDNKIEQAMDLVKSHLMYAVREEVEVLKEQIKELIERNSQLEQENNLLKNLASPEQLAQFQAQVQTGSPTSGTQPGIMGQAPPPSQTLPPTQGTGPAS; encoded by the exons ATGAACTCCCCGGGCTGCACGGTGGCGATGGACCTTGGTGTTTGCCAGCTGCGGGACTTTTCTGTGTCGTTTCTGTCGTCCGTTCTGGGCACCGACAACGCTGCACACGTTAGACTTGACAATAG CTCGTCGGGTGCCAGTGTTGTGGCCATAGACAATAAAATAGAACAAGCCATG GACCTGGTGAAGAGCCACCTTATGTATGCGGTgcgggaggaggtggaggtccTCAAGGAGCAGATCAAGGAGCTGATTGAGCGAAACTCGCAGCTGGAGCAGGAAAATAACCTGCTGAAGAACCTGGCCAGCCCGGAACAGCTCGCCCAGTTTCAGGCCCAGGTGCAGACCGGCTCGCCCACCTCAGGCACGCAGCCTGGCATCATGGGCCAGGCACCGCCCCCATCCCAGACCCTCCCCCCTACCCAGGGCACGGGCCCTGCTTCCTAA
- the LOC114790290 gene encoding TSC22 domain family protein 1 isoform X4: protein MDLVKSHLMYAVREEVEVLKEQIKELIERNSQLEQENNLLKNLASPEQLAQFQAQVQTGSPTSGTQPGIMGQAPPPSQTLPPTQGTGPAS, encoded by the exons ATG GACCTGGTGAAGAGCCACCTTATGTATGCGGTgcgggaggaggtggaggtccTCAAGGAGCAGATCAAGGAGCTGATTGAGCGAAACTCGCAGCTGGAGCAGGAAAATAACCTGCTGAAGAACCTGGCCAGCCCGGAACAGCTCGCCCAGTTTCAGGCCCAGGTGCAGACCGGCTCGCCCACCTCAGGCACGCAGCCTGGCATCATGGGCCAGGCACCGCCCCCATCCCAGACCCTCCCCCCTACCCAGGGCACGGGCCCTGCTTCCTAA